The Macrobrachium nipponense isolate FS-2020 chromosome 1, ASM1510439v2, whole genome shotgun sequence genome includes a window with the following:
- the LOC135219240 gene encoding serine hydrolase-like protein, protein MAKEAVLWNDVEVNVGWGTLRGKTCVVDGTGLDNDNGLHVVGLHGWLDNCNTFDNLVPLLPSKTKVLVLDFPGHGWSDHLPLGAHYNPFVYAFNIKTAVLKLGWKKFILMGHSMGGAVSCVFTAIFPELVSALIIFDYVAPQSTRGFIEQCQIYAEDLLKSEKLALEPPLVYSEKEAIDRLIAARVFGYSDDATIDKEAAQILLPRSAQEVSNGYVWSHDRKARPTFLVFISGKKWIEIISAIKCPVLLIQATRGTNMFQIESLNKIYEVYRRNAQWFSVEIVEGCHHVHLTEPSHVAPSVTHFLEKVANRKQPIQARL, encoded by the coding sequence ATGGCAAAGGAGGCAGTGCTGTGGAATGATGTCGAAGTAAATGTTGGCTGGGGAACTCTTCGTGGCAAGACATGCGTAGTTGATGGTACAGGgcttgataatgataatggtttGCATGTTGTAGGCTTGCATGGGTGGTTGGATAATTGCAACACATTTGATAACTTAGTTCCCTTGTTGCCTTCTAAAACTAAAGTCTTAGTGTTAGATTTTCCTGGTCATGGATGGTCAGATCATCTCCCTCTTGGGGCTCATTACAACccatttgtttatgcttttaatataaaaacagCAGTGCTTAAACTTGGttggaaaaaatttatactaatGGGACATAGCATGGGAGGTGCTGTTTCATGTGTTTTCACTGCAATTTTTCCAGAACTTGTAAGTGCTTTGATCATCTTTGATTATGTTGCTCCACAGTCAACAAGGGGATTTATAGAACAGTGCCAGATCTATGCTGAAGATCTTCTTAAATCAGAGAAACTTGCCCTTGAGCCTCCTCTGGTATATTCTGAAAAAGAAGCCATAGATCGCTTAATAGCTGCTCGTGTCTTCGGTTACAGTGATGATGCGACTATTGATAAAGAAGCGGCGCAAATTTTACTTCCTAGGTCAGCTCAAGAAGTTAGTAATGGATATGTTTGGAGTCATGATCGAAAAGCAAGACCaacatttttggtttttattagtgggaaaaaatggatagaaaTAATATCAGCAATTAAATGTCCAGTCTTATTGATCCAAGCAACAAGAGGCACAAATATGTTTCAGATagaatctttgaataaaatttatgAAGTTTACAGAAGAAATGCCCAGTGGTTTAGTGTTGAAATAGTTGAAGGCTGCCATCATGTCCATTTAACAGAACCAAGCCATGTTGCTCCATCAGTAACTCATTTTTTGGAAAAAGTAGCTAACAGGAAGCAGCCAATTCAAGCCAGACTATAG